One window of the Streptomyces sp. TS71-3 genome contains the following:
- a CDS encoding DUF1360 domain-containing protein, with protein sequence MLAARLRTWVAERFGDESGPAYLVTCGWCTGTWAAGAVVPPAYLAGDTTAFRAVAMVLTLSYLAGLASTWLD encoded by the coding sequence GTGCTGGCCGCCAGGTTGCGCACCTGGGTGGCGGAGCGGTTCGGGGACGAGTCCGGGCCGGCCTACCTGGTCACCTGCGGCTGGTGCACGGGGACGTGGGCCGCCGGGGCGGTCGTGCCGCCGGCCTACCTGGCCGGCGACACCACCGCGTTCCGGGCGGTCGCCATGGTCCTGACGCTGTCCTACCTGGCCGGCCTCGCGTCCACCTGGCTCGACTGA
- a CDS encoding helix-turn-helix transcriptional regulator, producing the protein MSYADELDPTDSVLSFYATDLRRFREKAGITQRDLAKRAHMAPSLLNKIEAAKRLPSRELSILCDEVFGTGDHFQRLWPLVVKYAYPSWFRPFVELEEAATLIRSFEAQVIPGLLQTEDYARAVFAPRRLDPDKLDDQVAARLERQRILTRPQPPELWAILDENVLRRRMGGSSVMRGQLERLIIAALEPRTVIQVVPYEAGAHAGVGGPFSALTLDEGPDVVYVDGFLQGQILADPEDVKAAGRAYDLLRAVALSPDRSIDLITDVMKELTP; encoded by the coding sequence GTGTCGTACGCGGACGAGCTAGACCCCACGGACTCCGTACTGTCGTTCTACGCAACGGACTTACGCCGCTTCCGCGAGAAGGCAGGCATCACCCAACGCGACCTGGCGAAGCGGGCCCACATGGCCCCGTCACTCCTGAACAAGATCGAGGCCGCCAAGCGCCTTCCGTCGCGCGAACTGTCGATCCTGTGCGACGAGGTGTTCGGCACGGGTGACCACTTCCAACGGCTCTGGCCGCTGGTGGTCAAGTACGCGTATCCGTCGTGGTTCCGACCTTTCGTGGAACTGGAAGAAGCGGCTACGTTGATCCGGTCGTTCGAGGCCCAGGTGATCCCTGGGTTGCTTCAGACGGAGGACTATGCGCGGGCTGTGTTCGCGCCCCGGCGGCTTGACCCCGACAAACTGGACGACCAGGTGGCGGCTCGCCTTGAGCGGCAGCGCATTCTGACCCGTCCCCAGCCCCCTGAATTGTGGGCCATCCTGGACGAGAACGTACTCCGGCGCCGTATGGGCGGCTCTTCAGTGATGCGCGGGCAGTTGGAACGTCTCATCATCGCCGCCCTCGAACCCCGCACCGTCATCCAGGTGGTGCCTTACGAGGCGGGCGCGCATGCGGGAGTCGGTGGTCCGTTCTCCGCCCTCACCCTGGATGAGGGGCCAGACGTGGTCTACGTGGACGGCTTTCTACAAGGCCAGATTCTGGCGGATCCGGAGGACGTAAAAGCGGCGGGCCGAGCCTACGATCTGCTCAGGGCGGTTGCGCTGTCTCCCGACCGGTCCATCGACCTGATCACCGATGTGATGAAGGAACTCACACCATGA
- a CDS encoding DUF397 domain-containing protein — translation MIPSSTQPGVIWRKSSYSSDNGGNCLEVADGQASAVPVRDSKNPNGPVLLFAPTAWSAFVSAVRQDEPRP, via the coding sequence ATGATTCCCTCAAGCACCCAGCCGGGCGTGATATGGCGCAAGTCCAGCTACAGCAGCGATAACGGGGGCAACTGTCTGGAAGTGGCAGACGGCCAAGCCTCAGCCGTCCCGGTCCGGGACAGCAAGAACCCGAACGGCCCGGTACTCCTCTTCGCGCCGACGGCCTGGTCGGCGTTCGTCTCAGCCGTCCGTCAGGATGAGCCGCGGCCCTGA
- a CDS encoding EamA family transporter, whose translation MFVWCYYTVSAVLCLPVAVGDLFVEGARPRWWWIVAAVGTAVFPGCLVQSAMLTPYALARKREVARLWRGHWRETLVVAVLSPLAYLFVLFAMRTTPVSVVAPVRELSIVIGGLLAWRVLGEPNPVRRLVGAGIVLSGIVGIAVG comes from the coding sequence GTGTTCGTCTGGTGCTACTACACGGTCTCCGCTGTGCTCTGCCTGCCCGTCGCGGTCGGGGACCTGTTCGTCGAGGGCGCGCGGCCGCGGTGGTGGTGGATCGTCGCGGCGGTCGGCACCGCGGTGTTCCCAGGCTGCCTGGTGCAGAGCGCGATGCTCACACCGTACGCACTCGCCCGGAAGCGAGAGGTCGCCCGCCTGTGGCGGGGCCACTGGCGGGAGACGCTGGTCGTCGCGGTGCTGTCGCCGCTGGCCTACCTGTTCGTGCTGTTCGCGATGCGGACGACGCCCGTCAGCGTGGTCGCCCCGGTCCGCGAGCTGAGCATCGTCATCGGGGGCCTCCTGGCGTGGCGCGTGCTCGGTGAGCCGAACCCGGTGCGCCGGCTCGTCGGGGCCGGGATCGTGCTGTCCGGGATCGTGGGTATCGCCGTGGGCTGA
- a CDS encoding Ig-like domain-containing protein: protein MASSTTTLTSSPNPSVCGETVTFTVAVAPVPPETAIPTGTVSVIISDDGPTLTAPLDALGLAQVTIDDLTVGTHQAIASYSGDATFDPSASNLVNQVVNAADTATVVTAAPNPSICGESVTVCATVTILPPGTGVPTGTVTFTGPGGLNETVPLDAGGEACVTTSVLSTGTVTATYNGDDCTAGSTGTVAVTVLPAPTTTVVTATPDPSVCGESVTVCATVTIDPPGTGTPTGTVIFTGAGGLIQTVALDASGQACLTTTTLATGTITATYSGDVCAAPSIGTFEATVDEAATTTVVTATPDPSVCGETVTVCATVTTNPPGSGTPTGTVTFTGPGGLNQTVALDASGQACLTTTTLATGTVTATYNGEGPCFAGSVGTFAVTVDPAATTTVVSATPDPSVCGESVTVCATVTINPPGSGTPTGTVTFTGPGGLNQTATLDATGQACITTTTLASGTITATYNGDSCAQSSTGTTDVTVNPADTTTTIAVTPDPSVCGQSVTLCATVTADPPGTGIPTGTVTFTGPGGFTQTAALGPTGQACVTTTTLATGTVTATYNGAACFNPSTATADVTVNEASTTTVVTVTPDPSVCGESVTVCATVTTNPPGSGTPTGTVTFTGPGGLNQTVALDAAGQACLTTTTLASGTVTATYNGEGPCFAGSVGMTTVIVNPADTTTAVTVTPDPSVCGESVTVCATVTIDPPGSGTPTGTVTFTGPGGLNQTVALDAAGQACLTTTTLATGTVTATYNGSTCANPSTGTADVTVNPADTTTVVTATPNPSVCGQSVTVCATVTIDPPGSGTPTGTVTFTGPGGLNVTVALDAEGQACLTSTSLTSGTITATYNGDDCAAESTGTVDVTVNEASTTTVVTATPDPSVCGESVTLCATVTTNPPGSGTPTGTVTFTGPGGLNQTVALDAAGQACLTTTTLATGTVTATYNGEGPCFAGSSGTTSVTVNPAATTTTVTVTPDPSVCGQSVTVCATVVTNPPGSGTPTGTVTFTGPGGLNQTVAVNASGQACFTSTTLVTGTITATYNGAACFATSTGTASVTVNPAATTTTVTVTPDPSVCGQSVTVCATVTANPPGSGTPTGTVTFTGPGGLNQTVAVNASGQACFTSTTLVTGTITATYNGAACFSTSTGTASVTVNEASTTTTVTATPNPSVCGQSVTLCATVVTNPPGSGTPTGTVTFTGPGGLNQTVALDAAGQACVTTTTLASGTVTATYNGEGACFAGSTGTVLVTVTPAATTTAVTLTPNPSVCGQSVTVCATVTTNPPGSGTPTGSVTFTGPGGLVQTVALNASGQACFTTTSLASGTITAVYTGSACFLPSTGTATATVNPATSTTTVTATPNPSVCGQSVTLCATVVTNPPGSGTPTGTVTFTGPGGLNQTVALNASGQACVTTNSLATGTVTATYNGSACTSGSSGSVAVTVNEAATTTTVTATPSTSVCGQSVTVCATVTANPPGSGTPTGTVTFTGPGGLNQTVAVNASGQACFTSTTLVTGTITATYNGEGPCFAGSSGTVSVTVNPANTTTAVTVTPNPSVCGQSVTVCATVTANPPGSGTPTGTVTFTGPGGLNQTVAVNASGQACLTSTTLSSGTITATYNGAACFNSSTGTATVTVNPAATTTTVTATPNPSTCGQSVTVCATVTANPPGTGTPTGTVTFTGPGGLNQTVALNASGQACFTSSSLASGTITATYNGATCFATSTGSVVITSTAVSTTITASPALIRLRTNGTFVIQAMSATLRNSATNAPIPGQTVTFIANTATGPFVLGTAVTDANGVATLAPPQFTVPAIVTTAHTYTASFAGSGCLAPSSATTGLALITTPLVP, encoded by the coding sequence TTGGCCAGTTCGACCACCACGCTGACGTCGTCTCCCAACCCCTCGGTCTGCGGCGAGACCGTCACCTTCACCGTCGCCGTCGCTCCGGTCCCACCGGAGACGGCCATCCCGACCGGCACCGTGAGCGTGATCATCAGTGACGACGGGCCCACGCTGACGGCCCCGCTGGACGCCCTGGGCCTGGCCCAGGTCACCATCGACGACCTGACCGTCGGTACCCACCAGGCGATCGCCTCGTACAGCGGCGACGCCACCTTCGACCCCTCGGCGTCCAACCTGGTGAACCAGGTCGTCAACGCCGCGGACACCGCCACGGTCGTGACGGCGGCCCCGAACCCGTCGATCTGCGGCGAGTCCGTCACCGTCTGCGCGACCGTCACGATCCTCCCACCCGGCACAGGCGTCCCGACCGGTACGGTCACCTTCACCGGCCCCGGCGGACTGAACGAGACCGTCCCCCTCGATGCCGGCGGCGAGGCCTGCGTGACGACGTCGGTACTGAGCACCGGGACCGTCACGGCCACTTACAACGGTGACGACTGCACAGCCGGTTCAACGGGGACGGTGGCCGTCACCGTCCTCCCGGCCCCGACCACCACCGTGGTGACGGCGACGCCGGATCCGTCCGTGTGCGGCGAGTCCGTCACCGTCTGTGCGACCGTCACGATCGACCCCCCGGGCACGGGCACCCCGACGGGCACGGTCATCTTCACCGGTGCCGGCGGGCTGATCCAGACCGTCGCGCTGGACGCCTCGGGTCAGGCGTGCCTGACCACCACGACACTGGCGACCGGCACGATCACGGCCACGTACAGCGGTGACGTGTGCGCCGCGCCCTCCATCGGCACGTTCGAGGCGACGGTGGACGAGGCCGCGACCACGACGGTGGTGACGGCGACGCCCGACCCGTCCGTGTGCGGCGAGACCGTCACTGTCTGCGCCACGGTGACCACGAACCCGCCGGGTTCGGGGACGCCGACGGGTACGGTGACGTTCACCGGTCCCGGCGGTCTGAACCAGACAGTGGCGCTGGACGCCTCGGGCCAGGCCTGTCTGACCACCACCACGCTCGCCACAGGTACCGTCACCGCCACCTACAACGGCGAGGGCCCCTGCTTCGCCGGCTCGGTCGGCACGTTCGCGGTCACCGTCGACCCCGCGGCCACCACGACGGTGGTGTCGGCGACGCCGGATCCGTCGGTGTGCGGCGAGTCCGTCACCGTCTGCGCCACGGTGACCATCAACCCGCCGGGTTCCGGCACTCCCACCGGCACGGTCACCTTCACCGGACCCGGCGGGCTGAACCAGACGGCCACCCTGGACGCCACCGGTCAGGCCTGCATCACGACCACCACACTCGCCTCGGGCACGATCACCGCCACCTACAACGGCGACAGCTGCGCGCAGAGTTCCACGGGCACCACGGACGTGACCGTCAACCCGGCGGACACCACGACCACCATCGCCGTCACCCCGGACCCCTCGGTCTGCGGCCAGTCGGTGACGCTGTGCGCGACCGTCACCGCCGACCCGCCCGGCACCGGAATCCCCACGGGCACCGTGACCTTCACGGGCCCCGGCGGTTTCACCCAGACCGCCGCACTGGGACCGACCGGCCAGGCCTGCGTGACCACGACCACGCTGGCCACCGGCACGGTCACGGCCACGTACAACGGCGCGGCGTGTTTCAACCCGTCCACCGCCACGGCCGATGTGACGGTGAACGAGGCCTCCACCACGACGGTGGTGACGGTGACGCCGGACCCGTCGGTGTGCGGCGAGTCCGTCACCGTCTGCGCCACGGTCACCACCAACCCGCCGGGTTCCGGCACTCCCACCGGCACGGTGACGTTCACCGGTCCCGGCGGGTTGAATCAGACGGTGGCGCTGGACGCCGCCGGCCAGGCCTGCCTCACCACGACCACGTTGGCCAGTGGCACCGTGACTGCCACCTACAACGGCGAGGGGCCCTGCTTCGCGGGCTCCGTCGGCATGACCACAGTGATCGTCAACCCGGCCGACACGACCACGGCGGTGACGGTGACGCCCGATCCCTCGGTGTGCGGCGAGTCCGTCACGGTCTGCGCGACGGTCACCATCGACCCGCCGGGTTCCGGCACGCCGACGGGCACGGTGACCTTCACCGGTCCCGGCGGGCTGAATCAGACGGTGGCGCTGGACGCCGCCGGCCAGGCCTGCCTCACCACGACCACCCTGGCCACCGGCACGGTCACGGCGACCTACAACGGCAGTACCTGCGCCAACCCGTCCACGGGGACCGCCGACGTCACGGTCAACCCGGCCGACACGACGACCGTGGTGACCGCCACGCCGAACCCGTCCGTCTGCGGGCAGTCGGTGACGGTGTGCGCCACGGTCACCATCGACCCGCCCGGGTCCGGCACGCCGACGGGCACGGTGACCTTCACCGGTCCGGGCGGGCTGAACGTGACGGTCGCCCTGGACGCCGAGGGCCAGGCATGCCTGACCAGCACCTCACTGACCTCGGGCACGATCACCGCCACCTACAACGGCGACGACTGCGCCGCCGAGTCCACCGGCACCGTCGATGTGACGGTGAACGAGGCCTCCACCACGACCGTGGTGACGGCGACGCCGGATCCGTCGGTGTGCGGCGAGTCGGTCACCCTGTGCGCGACGGTGACGACGAACCCGCCGGGTTCGGGGACTCCGACGGGCACGGTGACGTTCACCGGTCCCGGCGGGCTGAATCAGACGGTGGCGCTGGACGCCGCCGGCCAGGCCTGCCTCACCACGACCACCCTGGCCACCGGCACCGTCACCGCGACCTACAACGGCGAGGGGCCCTGCTTCGCGGGCTCCAGCGGCACCACCTCCGTCACGGTCAATCCGGCCGCGACCACCACCACGGTCACGGTGACGCCGGATCCGTCGGTGTGCGGGCAGTCGGTCACCGTCTGCGCGACGGTGGTCACCAACCCGCCGGGTTCGGGGACGCCGACGGGTACGGTGACGTTCACCGGTCCTGGTGGGCTGAACCAGACGGTGGCGGTGAACGCGAGTGGTCAGGCGTGCTTCACGTCGACCACGCTGGTCACCGGGACCATCACGGCCACGTACAACGGTGCGGCCTGCTTCGCCACCTCCACCGGCACCGCCTCCGTCACGGTCAATCCGGCCGCGACCACCACCACGGTCACGGTGACGCCGGATCCGTCGGTGTGCGGGCAGTCGGTGACGGTGTGTGCGACGGTGACGGCGAATCCGCCGGGTTCGGGGACGCCGACGGGTACGGTGACGTTCACCGGTCCTGGTGGGTTGAACCAGACGGTGGCGGTGAACGCGAGTGGTCAGGCGTGCTTCACGTCGACCACGCTGGTCACCGGGACCATCACGGCCACGTACAACGGCGCGGCCTGCTTCAGCACCTCCACCGGCACCGCCTCCGTCACCGTGAACGAGGCATCGACCACCACGACGGTGACGGCGACGCCGAACCCGTCGGTGTGCGGGCAGTCGGTCACCCTGTGCGCGACGGTGGTCACCAACCCGCCTGGTTCGGGGACGCCGACGGGTACGGTGACGTTCACCGGTCCGGGCGGGTTGAACCAGACGGTGGCGCTGGACGCCGCCGGCCAGGCCTGCGTCACCACGACCACCCTGGCCAGCGGCACCGTCACAGCCACCTACAACGGCGAGGGCGCCTGCTTCGCGGGCTCGACGGGCACCGTGCTCGTCACGGTCACCCCCGCCGCCACCACCACGGCGGTGACGCTGACGCCGAACCCGTCGGTGTGCGGGCAGTCCGTCACGGTCTGCGCGACCGTCACCACCAACCCGCCGGGGTCCGGCACGCCGACCGGCTCGGTCACCTTCACCGGTCCCGGCGGTCTCGTCCAGACGGTGGCGCTCAACGCCAGCGGCCAGGCGTGCTTCACGACGACCTCCCTGGCGTCCGGCACCATCACGGCCGTCTACACCGGGAGCGCCTGCTTCCTGCCGTCGACCGGGACGGCCACCGCCACCGTCAACCCGGCCACCAGCACCACGACGGTGACGGCGACGCCGAACCCGTCGGTGTGCGGGCAGTCGGTCACCCTGTGCGCGACGGTGGTCACCAACCCGCCTGGTTCGGGGACACCCACCGGTACGGTGACGTTCACCGGCCCCGGCGGCCTCAACCAGACGGTGGCGCTCAACGCCTCCGGCCAGGCCTGCGTGACGACCAACTCGCTCGCCACCGGCACCGTCACCGCCACCTACAACGGCAGTGCCTGCACCTCCGGTTCGTCCGGTTCGGTGGCGGTCACCGTGAACGAGGCGGCGACCACGACCACGGTCACGGCGACCCCGTCCACATCCGTGTGCGGGCAGTCGGTGACGGTGTGTGCGACGGTGACGGCGAACCCGCCGGGTTCGGGGACTCCGACGGGTACGGTGACGTTCACCGGTCCTGGTGGGTTGAACCAGACGGTGGCGGTGAACGCGAGTGGTCAGGCGTGCTTCACGTCGACCACGCTGGTCACCGGCACCATCACCGCGACGTACAACGGTGAGGGCCCGTGCTTCGCCGGGTCGAGCGGCACGGTGTCCGTCACCGTCAACCCGGCCAACACCACGACCGCGGTCACGGTGACGCCGAATCCGTCGGTGTGCGGGCAGTCGGTGACGGTGTGTGCGACGGTGACGGCGAACCCGCCGGGTTCGGGTACGCCGACGGGTACGGTGACGTTCACCGGTCCTGGTGGGCTGAACCAGACGGTGGCGGTGAACGCGAGTGGTCAGGCGTGCCTCACGTCGACCACGCTGTCGTCCGGCACCATCACCGCGACGTACAACGGCGCGGCCTGCTTCAACTCCTCGACCGGCACGGCCACGGTCACCGTCAACCCGGCGGCCACCACGACGACGGTGACGGCGACGCCGAACCCGTCGACCTGCGGGCAGTCGGTGACGGTGTGCGCCACGGTCACCGCGAACCCGCCGGGAACCGGCACTCCCACCGGTACGGTGACGTTCACCGGTCCTGGCGGTCTGAACCAGACGGTGGCGCTGAACGCCAGCGGTCAGGCGTGCTTCACCTCGAGCTCCCTGGCGTCCGGCACCATCACCGCGACCTACAACGGAGCAACCTGCTTCGCCACGTCGACGGGCAGCGTCGTCATCACCTCCACCGCGGTGAGCACCACGATCACGGCCTCGCCCGCCCTGATCAGGCTGCGCACCAACGGCACGTTCGTCATCCAGGCCATGAGCGCCACGCTCAGGAACTCGGCCACCAACGCCCCGATCCCGGGGCAGACGGTGACGTTCATCGCCAACACCGCCACGGGTCCGTTCGTGCTCGGCACGGCGGTCACCGACGCGAACGGCGTGGCGACCCTCGCCCCGCCGCAGTTCACCGTCCCGGCCATCGTCACCACAGCGCACACGTACACGGCGTCCTTCGCGGGCTCCGGGTGCCTCGCGCCGTCCTCGGCGACGACGGGCCTCGCTCTGATCACGACACCGCTGGTCCCCTGA
- a CDS encoding gamma carbonic anhydrase family protein, translating into MLLEHRGSRPLVPASAYVAPTAVLCGAVRLGERARVLHGAVLTAEDGEVRTGEDVVVMEHALVRGRAGHPAVLGDAVLIGPHAHVNGATVDDEVFVATGASLFPGAHAGAGCELRINSVLHVGSRLAPGTVLPIGWIAAGDPAEPFSPDRHDELWERQREMDFPGTVYGVPRGTTMRELMGRQVEYYGAHREDRVLDEPGDGSPGGPGV; encoded by the coding sequence ATGCTGCTCGAACACCGGGGAAGCAGACCGCTGGTGCCGGCGTCGGCGTACGTCGCGCCGACGGCCGTGCTGTGCGGCGCGGTCCGGCTCGGCGAGCGGGCGCGCGTGCTGCACGGCGCGGTGCTCACCGCCGAGGACGGCGAAGTGCGCACCGGTGAGGACGTGGTGGTGATGGAGCACGCCCTGGTCCGCGGGCGCGCCGGCCACCCCGCGGTGCTCGGCGACGCGGTGCTGATCGGCCCGCACGCGCACGTCAACGGCGCCACGGTGGACGACGAGGTGTTCGTGGCCACCGGCGCCTCCCTCTTCCCGGGCGCCCACGCCGGCGCCGGATGCGAACTGCGCATCAACAGCGTCCTGCACGTCGGCTCCCGCCTGGCGCCGGGCACCGTCCTGCCCATCGGCTGGATCGCCGCCGGCGACCCGGCCGAGCCGTTCTCCCCGGACCGCCACGACGAACTGTGGGAGAGGCAGCGCGAGATGGACTTCCCGGGCACCGTGTACGGCGTCCCGCGCGGTACCACGATGCGGGAGCTGATGGGCCGGCAGGTCGAGTACTACGGGGCTCACCGGGAGGACCGGGTCCTGGACGAACCCGGCGACGGTTCCCCCGGCGGACCCGGCGTCTGA
- a CDS encoding endonuclease/exonuclease/phosphatase family protein: MPLHAYVPDSALNVGSLIETVLPWLGLAVPVTLGIAAVRRSRRAAVGALLPAVVWLLMFGGTAFGGVLGGRATGGDLTVVSHNVNEDNPDPGATAAALSASHADLVALEELSPEATPAYEKALAGGYPYHAVEGTVGLWSRYPLSGTRELPIMPWPRALRSTVAIPRGPVAVFVAHLASVRVSSAGFTVRARDEATGILGAALRADPLPRTILMGDLNGTVHDRALAPVTRLLHSAQDTRGAGFGFTWPAAFPLARIDNILVRGVTPVSSWTLPATPSDHLPVAARIDL, encoded by the coding sequence ATGCCGCTGCACGCCTACGTGCCCGACTCGGCGCTCAACGTCGGCAGCCTGATCGAGACCGTGCTGCCGTGGCTCGGGCTCGCCGTGCCGGTGACGCTGGGGATCGCCGCGGTGCGGCGGTCCCGGCGGGCGGCCGTGGGGGCGCTGCTTCCGGCCGTCGTCTGGCTGCTGATGTTCGGCGGGACGGCGTTCGGCGGGGTGCTCGGGGGGCGCGCCACCGGCGGTGACCTGACCGTCGTCAGCCACAACGTCAACGAGGACAACCCCGACCCGGGCGCCACCGCCGCCGCGCTCTCCGCCTCCCACGCCGACCTCGTGGCCCTGGAGGAGCTGAGCCCCGAGGCGACCCCCGCCTACGAGAAGGCCCTGGCCGGTGGCTATCCGTACCACGCCGTGGAGGGCACCGTCGGCCTGTGGAGCCGCTACCCGCTGAGCGGAACCCGGGAGCTGCCGATCATGCCGTGGCCGCGCGCCCTGCGCAGCACCGTCGCCATCCCGCGGGGTCCCGTCGCCGTCTTCGTCGCCCACCTCGCGTCGGTACGGGTCTCGTCCGCCGGGTTCACCGTGCGGGCGCGCGACGAGGCCACCGGGATCCTCGGCGCCGCGCTCCGCGCCGACCCGCTGCCCAGGACGATCCTGATGGGCGACCTCAACGGCACCGTGCACGACCGGGCGCTCGCCCCCGTCACCCGCCTGCTGCACTCGGCCCAGGACACCCGGGGTGCCGGTTTCGGGTTCACCTGGCCCGCCGCGTTCCCGCTCGCCCGGATCGACAACATCCTCGTCAGGGGCGTCACCCCGGTCTCGTCCTGGACGCTGCCCGCCACGCCCAGCGACCATCTGCCCGTCGCGGCGCGGATCGACCTCTGA
- a CDS encoding ornithine cyclodeaminase family protein produces the protein MPTLPVFGAEEIQDATTPQLVLDTVRDALIAHAEGRTSVPPPLSMEFPEADGDCHVKAGRITGTPDFAIKVATSFYGNPALGLPSSHGLICVVSARTGEVRAILDDRGLLTAVRTAACGALVTHAMARPDADTLGVFGTGEQARLQALWLSRLRPLSRVLVHGRTPETTRAACDWLVAQHRLPAQPATAQEAAGADIVVTTTPATTPVLDAAHVREGTHVTGIGTDMPHKNELPAPLFGRATVIATDDHAQCLDHGDFGNAVRSATTTADSDTPAGLLLKTPLARPPAAITVADLTGVGAVDAALASAVLNLLLREEAEG, from the coding sequence ATGCCCACCCTGCCCGTCTTCGGCGCGGAAGAGATCCAGGACGCCACCACGCCGCAACTCGTCCTGGACACCGTCCGCGACGCGCTGATCGCCCACGCCGAGGGCAGGACCAGCGTGCCGCCGCCGCTGTCCATGGAGTTCCCCGAGGCGGACGGGGACTGCCATGTGAAGGCGGGCCGGATCACCGGCACCCCCGACTTCGCCATCAAGGTCGCCACGAGTTTCTACGGAAACCCCGCGCTCGGCCTCCCCTCCAGCCACGGACTCATCTGCGTGGTCAGCGCACGGACCGGCGAGGTCCGGGCCATCCTCGACGACCGCGGCCTGCTCACCGCCGTCCGCACGGCCGCCTGCGGCGCCCTGGTCACCCACGCGATGGCCCGCCCCGACGCCGACACGCTCGGCGTCTTCGGCACCGGCGAGCAGGCCCGCCTCCAGGCCCTCTGGCTCTCCCGCCTCCGCCCCCTCAGCCGCGTACTGGTACACGGCAGGACCCCGGAGACGACCCGGGCGGCCTGCGACTGGCTGGTCGCCCAACACCGCCTGCCCGCCCAACCGGCCACCGCGCAGGAGGCGGCCGGCGCGGACATCGTCGTCACCACGACCCCCGCCACCACCCCGGTCCTGGACGCCGCCCACGTCCGCGAGGGCACGCACGTGACCGGCATCGGCACGGACATGCCCCACAAGAACGAGCTCCCGGCGCCCTTGTTCGGCCGTGCGACCGTGATCGCCACGGACGACCACGCCCAGTGCCTGGACCACGGCGACTTCGGCAACGCAGTACGGTCCGCCACGACCACGGCGGACAGCGACACCCCGGCGGGCCTCCTGCTGAAGACACCCCTGGCACGACCGCCCGCCGCAATCACGGTCGCGGACCTCACGGGCGTAGGCGCGGTGGACGCCGCACTCGCCTCGGCGGTCCTGAACCTGCTCCTGCGGGAGGAGGCCGAAGGCTGA
- a CDS encoding threonine/serine dehydratase — MVSLFERIREAHEGIRPNVPVSTLERSILLSHETGSDVWLKTEHLMPTGSFKVRGSANKIRTLGPAARRAGVITASTGNHGQGVARAGKLAGVAVTVYVGHTTATSKMAAIEALGAELVVIQGTPLDAEKAARRESEQTGRPYVAPYNDLDTVAGQGTLGVELFEQANDLDAVFVCVGGGGLIGGVGTALKALSPRTRVVGVWPKASTCMLDSLNAGRIIETPEYETLSDGSTGAVEQGSVTFPICQEVIDETVTVGEDEIAHAMRLVATGERWMIEGAAGVAVAGLVQTAEQYRGKKVAVVLCGRNIAVETFLDAMKRAGG; from the coding sequence ATGGTCAGCCTTTTCGAGCGAATACGCGAAGCCCACGAGGGAATCCGCCCGAACGTCCCGGTGAGCACACTCGAACGCAGCATCCTTCTCTCCCATGAGACAGGCAGCGACGTCTGGCTGAAGACCGAGCACCTGATGCCGACGGGTTCCTTCAAGGTGCGCGGTTCGGCCAACAAGATCCGCACCCTCGGCCCCGCCGCGCGGCGCGCGGGCGTGATCACGGCGTCCACCGGCAACCACGGGCAGGGCGTGGCCCGCGCCGGCAAGCTGGCCGGAGTCGCGGTCACCGTGTACGTCGGCCACACGACGGCGACGTCGAAGATGGCGGCGATCGAGGCCCTGGGCGCGGAACTCGTGGTGATCCAGGGGACGCCGCTCGACGCCGAGAAGGCGGCACGCCGCGAGTCCGAGCAGACGGGCAGGCCGTACGTCGCCCCCTACAACGACCTCGACACGGTCGCGGGGCAGGGCACCCTGGGCGTCGAGCTCTTCGAGCAGGCGAACGACCTCGACGCGGTGTTCGTCTGCGTCGGCGGAGGCGGCCTCATCGGCGGAGTCGGCACGGCGCTCAAGGCGCTGAGCCCCCGGACCCGGGTCGTCGGCGTCTGGCCGAAGGCATCCACATGCATGCTGGATTCGCTGAACGCTGGCCGCATCATCGAGACGCCGGAGTACGAAACGCTCTCGGACGGCTCCACCGGAGCGGTGGAACAGGGCTCCGTCACCTTCCCCATCTGCCAGGAGGTGATCGACGAGACCGTGACGGTCGGCGAGGACGAGATCGCGCACGCCATGCGCCTCGTGGCCACGGGCGAACGGTGGATGATCGAGGGAGCGGCCGGCGTGGCCGTCGCCGGGCTGGTGCAGACGGCGGAGCAGTATCGGGGTAAGAAGGTCGCGGTCGTCCTCTGCGGCCGCAACATAGCGGTCGAGACGTTCCTCGACGCCATGAAGCGCGCAGGAGGGTGA